A part of Molothrus aeneus isolate 106 unplaced genomic scaffold, BPBGC_Maene_1.0 scaffold_30, whole genome shotgun sequence genomic DNA contains:
- the C5AR1 gene encoding C5a anaphylatoxin chemotactic receptor 1, translating into MAAHPWDDLWNDTWDDAWNDTWGDPLDELGAAEVPLGHRLVLALYAAIFVLGVLGNGAVLWVTASELRRAVNGVWFSHLALADLLSCLALPFLALPLTTDHHWPLGAAACKLLPSLTVLAMFASVLLLTAISADRCALVTRPVWCHNRRTPALAAAACAGAWAAAALLTVPSFLFRAVRLDPFSAKATCVLAYGAVRRHQRGTELAVAVVRFLCGFLGPFVVISGCYGRLLSRVRQRGLGGSGRATRTVLVVIVSFFVCWLPYHVVGLVLAAGEPGSAAFRGAQAADPAVAGLAYVNGCVNPIIYLVMGRGLGKVRRSWRALLKGVLSDEVTSVGGDGRGRSAATTEEGSEGTAV; encoded by the coding sequence atGGCCGCGCACCCCTGGGACGACCTCTGGAACGACACCTGGGACGACGCCTGGAACGACACCTGGGGCGACCCCTTGGACGAGCTGGGCGCGGCCGAGGTGCCCTTGGGCCACCGCCTGGTGCTGGCCCTCTACGCCGCCATCTTCGTGCTGGGCGTGCTGGGCAACGGCGCCGTGCTCTGGGTGACGGCGTCCGAGCTGCGCCGCGCCGTCAACGGCGTCTGGTTCTCGCACCTGGCGCTGGCCGACCTGCTCAGCTGCCTGGCGCTGCCCTTCCTGGCGCTGCCGCTGACCACCGACCACCACTGGCCGCTGGGCGCCGCCGCCTGCAAGCTGCTGCCCTCGCTGACCGTGCTGGCCATGTTCGCCAGCGTCCTGCTGCTCACGGCCATCAGCGCCGACCGCTGCGCCCTGGTCACTCGCCCGGTCTGGTGCCACAACCGCCGGACGCCGGCGCTGGCCGCCGCGGCGTGCGCCGGGGCCTgggcggcggccgcgctgctGACCGTGCCCTCCTTCCTGTTCCGCGCCGTGCGCCTCGACCCCTTCTCGGCCAAGGCCACCTGCGTGCTGGCCTACGGCGCCGTGCGGCGCCACCAGCGCGGCACCGAGCTCGCCGTGGCCGTCGTGCGCTTCCTCTGCGGGTTCCTGGGGCCCTTCGTGGTCATCTCCGGCTGCTACGGCCGCCTCTTGAGCCGCGTCCGGCAGCGCGGCCTGGGCGGGTCGGGCAGGGCCACCCGGACGGTGCTGGTGGTCATCGTCAGCTTCTTCGTGTGCTGGCTGCCCTACCACGTggtggggctggtgctggcGGCCGGCGAGCCCGGCTCGGCCGCGTTCCGCGGCGCCCAGGCCGCCGACCCCGCCGTGGCCGGGCTGGCCTACGTCAACGGCTGCGTCAATCCCATCATCTACCTGGTGATGGGGCGGGGCCTGGGCAAGGTGAGGCGCTCGTGGAGGGCGTTGCTCAAGGGGGTGCTCAGCGATGAGGTCACCAGCGTGGGCGGGGACGGGCGGGGCCGCAGCGCGGCCACCACCGAGGAGGGCAGTGAGGGGACGGCGGTGTGA